A single genomic interval of Mesoaciditoga lauensis cd-1655R = DSM 25116 harbors:
- a CDS encoding carbohydrate ABC transporter permease: protein MRKKKRTVSKILRFFFLSLYLVAAVVPLYWIFLTSIKSPKEVYAYPIVYWPKHVSFESYKFLFGFANFAQYFKNSLFVSITASFLAMSFSVLSGYIMARYTFRFKKLLIITLFLAQMIPAYLLMIPQYTMFSKLGLINNLWALVIIYVNVAASFSTIMARGFFSRIPRSLEEAAMIDGTSRIGAIFRITIPLSLPGIAAIFSFSFVNTWNELFTAVLFINSNSKMTVPVALNSFISKAGIQWNVMSAGLIVALLPTIVVFAFAQRYIVAGLTQGAVKE from the coding sequence ATGAGAAAAAAGAAGAGAACAGTCTCAAAAATATTAAGATTTTTCTTTCTTTCTCTTTACCTGGTGGCTGCAGTAGTTCCACTTTATTGGATTTTCCTTACGTCGATAAAATCTCCGAAAGAGGTATACGCTTATCCTATTGTTTATTGGCCAAAGCATGTTTCATTCGAGAGCTATAAATTTCTTTTTGGGTTTGCAAATTTTGCGCAGTATTTCAAAAACAGCCTTTTTGTGTCTATAACGGCTTCTTTTTTGGCGATGAGCTTTTCTGTTTTAAGCGGCTACATCATGGCGAGATACACCTTTAGATTTAAAAAGTTACTCATAATTACTCTTTTCTTAGCACAGATGATCCCGGCGTATCTTTTGATGATACCTCAGTACACGATGTTTTCAAAGCTTGGTTTGATAAACAACTTGTGGGCGCTTGTCATAATATATGTCAACGTCGCGGCATCTTTTAGCACCATAATGGCGCGCGGATTCTTTTCCAGAATCCCGCGTTCCTTGGAAGAAGCGGCCATGATCGACGGCACTTCAAGGATAGGCGCCATCTTTCGTATTACTATACCGCTTTCACTTCCTGGAATAGCCGCCATTTTCAGTTTTTCCTTTGTTAACACGTGGAATGAATTATTCACGGCCGTTCTCTTCATAAACAGCAATTCCAAAATGACTGTGCCAGTTGCTTTGAATTCTTTCATATCTAAAGCGGGCATCCAATGGAATGTCATGAGTGCTGGTTTAATTGTTGCACTGCTTCCAACGATTGTGGTTTTTGCTTTTGCACAAAGGTACATAGTGGCAGGATTAACGCAAGGAGCGGTTAAAGAATAA
- the radC gene encoding RadC family protein, protein MEKPRERAKKYGIESLSDAELVAILLRTGRNGKNVVSVAEEMMRAFENSFLRMEKADVKELSQIAGVGTAKALTIQASLEIGKRMWKESLKLKRRLETPQDVFEFCKDMTLLNVEVVRVMAMDGKLGVIASKDLTVGTATMSLIHPREVFAFAVSYPTSGIILVHNHPSGDPLPSENDKKITQKIEAASKVMGIALLDHIIVAAKGYYSFSEGKAKLQNGNVVVDN, encoded by the coding sequence ATGGAAAAACCCAGAGAACGCGCTAAAAAATATGGAATAGAATCACTAAGCGACGCCGAACTAGTTGCCATCCTTTTAAGGACGGGGCGAAACGGTAAAAACGTTGTGAGCGTTGCCGAAGAAATGATGCGGGCATTTGAAAATTCTTTTTTAAGAATGGAAAAGGCGGATGTCAAAGAACTTTCTCAAATTGCCGGCGTTGGAACTGCAAAGGCTTTGACGATCCAGGCATCGCTGGAAATCGGGAAGAGAATGTGGAAAGAATCGTTAAAGTTAAAGCGGCGCCTGGAAACACCACAAGATGTTTTTGAGTTTTGCAAAGATATGACGCTCTTAAACGTTGAAGTGGTTCGGGTGATGGCGATGGATGGAAAATTGGGAGTGATAGCGTCAAAAGATTTGACGGTTGGAACGGCTACGATGTCGTTAATTCACCCAAGAGAAGTTTTTGCATTTGCGGTTTCTTATCCTACTTCTGGCATTATATTGGTGCATAACCATCCATCCGGAGATCCTTTACCAAGTGAAAATGATAAAAAGATAACACAAAAAATCGAAGCTGCTTCTAAAGTAATGGGTATAGCACTTTTGGATCACATCATAGTCGCAGCAAAGGGGTATTACAGTTTTTCTGAAGGTAAAGCGAAACTTCAGAACGGAAATGTTGTTGTCGATAATTAA
- a CDS encoding methyl-accepting chemotaxis protein, translated as MKVWLKISLIAVIVGAILGVLVFVVYLKRVSVNDAIAQVNISTQQVEKAYSFTRSVANLRYTSTFALSMLNLGVFSSSYTDLAQREKDFNSQISQALDLLSNLPTSTVTNNVKSDLMTLKVSGDTVLLQTKALIRNRENLKKQQEKLQDYQMQLTKLDGEMSNLFEYHNKLYNTISASYMAISQKANDLTSLTGDKLKEAQSRIASQVKALPIAQTSISDVEKLLTDLANYAGVAQANDAITAMKLAVRQIRLANGDTAIDEELSNFKVHLQDYETVLNMGLLNYADTLYGKLLLDRYLKLATDFADFIKQYSTVQFEMQSQSTIVNGYSSQIANQQNLISTLLNTKVKTTFESLISSISDLFTQSDKTLKASLKDIHSSSSNVANTFSSLMKFFLIIAISAILVMIIAAIWLIFNFVTILNKLKEMAIKIKEGDLTFEIEKTNRKDEFGILQNTFKDMVDSLKNIVNNIKTSADEVNDGSQNLSAAIEENSATVEEVSASLEKMKNSAGEAVEGLSKMVERIADLEKLEDNTNDNAQSVKNAAEGSVGVAHEGQQKIEKMVDDLLQTKETIMDGVKSIERLKESYSSISKFVETIEAIAEQTNLLALNAAIEAARAGEAGKGFAVVAEEIRSLAEESNKAAEEVRKQINTLQAEVVGTTKDIESGAQSIEELSAEANSVVEAVHKMISAFDDINAKVEEITEALQTQKTEMAETAADSKEREEAFKQMMEDLESVSESLNESGRAVADIANTAEELARISEKLNELTRQFQV; from the coding sequence ATGAAAGTTTGGCTTAAGATCTCTCTAATCGCTGTTATTGTTGGAGCCATCCTCGGCGTGTTGGTCTTTGTGGTTTATCTTAAACGTGTCAGTGTGAATGACGCCATTGCCCAAGTGAATATTTCCACCCAGCAAGTAGAGAAAGCCTATTCTTTTACACGGAGCGTGGCTAATCTTAGATACACATCCACATTTGCCCTTTCAATGTTGAATCTTGGCGTTTTCAGTTCAAGCTACACTGATCTTGCCCAACGTGAAAAAGATTTTAATTCGCAGATTTCTCAAGCTCTTGATTTACTTTCGAACCTCCCAACTTCCACGGTTACTAATAATGTAAAAAGTGATTTGATGACCTTGAAAGTTAGCGGAGATACAGTTTTATTACAAACCAAAGCTTTGATAAGAAATAGAGAAAATTTGAAAAAACAACAAGAAAAACTGCAAGATTATCAAATGCAACTCACAAAACTAGATGGCGAGATGTCCAACCTCTTCGAGTATCACAACAAGCTTTACAACACGATATCAGCGAGTTACATGGCAATTTCCCAGAAAGCAAACGATCTTACGTCACTTACAGGGGATAAGCTGAAGGAAGCTCAAAGCAGAATAGCATCTCAAGTGAAAGCTTTACCAATTGCACAAACGAGTATAAGCGATGTGGAAAAGCTGCTGACAGATCTTGCCAATTACGCAGGTGTAGCTCAAGCTAACGATGCCATAACGGCAATGAAACTTGCGGTAAGACAAATAAGGCTAGCAAATGGAGACACCGCGATAGATGAAGAATTAAGCAACTTCAAAGTACATCTTCAAGATTATGAAACCGTCTTGAACATGGGGCTTTTGAACTATGCAGATACCCTCTACGGAAAATTACTCTTGGACAGATATTTGAAATTGGCAACTGATTTTGCCGATTTCATAAAACAATACTCCACGGTTCAATTTGAAATGCAGTCTCAGTCAACGATAGTTAACGGTTATTCTTCGCAAATAGCAAATCAACAAAACCTCATATCGACACTTCTGAACACAAAAGTCAAAACAACATTTGAATCTCTCATATCAAGTATATCCGATCTTTTCACTCAATCGGATAAAACTTTGAAGGCATCTCTGAAAGATATACATTCATCTTCTTCCAACGTGGCCAACACTTTCAGTTCGCTGATGAAATTTTTCCTCATCATAGCCATCAGTGCCATACTCGTCATGATAATTGCAGCTATCTGGCTTATATTCAATTTTGTAACGATCTTGAACAAGTTAAAGGAAATGGCAATTAAGATCAAAGAAGGTGATCTTACTTTTGAAATAGAAAAAACGAATAGAAAAGATGAATTTGGTATCCTTCAAAACACCTTTAAAGACATGGTTGACTCTTTAAAAAATATCGTGAATAACATAAAGACAAGCGCTGATGAGGTAAACGATGGTTCTCAAAACCTCAGTGCGGCCATAGAAGAGAACTCCGCTACCGTTGAGGAAGTAAGCGCAAGTTTGGAAAAGATGAAAAATTCTGCTGGCGAAGCGGTTGAAGGCTTAAGCAAAATGGTGGAAAGGATAGCAGACCTGGAAAAATTAGAGGACAACACAAATGATAACGCGCAATCTGTTAAGAATGCTGCGGAAGGTTCCGTTGGTGTTGCACATGAAGGACAACAGAAGATAGAGAAAATGGTTGATGATTTACTTCAAACAAAAGAAACCATTATGGATGGAGTTAAGTCCATAGAAAGACTGAAAGAATCCTACTCTTCCATTTCCAAATTCGTTGAAACCATAGAAGCGATAGCCGAGCAGACGAACCTTCTTGCCTTGAATGCAGCCATAGAAGCGGCACGTGCTGGTGAAGCGGGCAAAGGTTTTGCGGTTGTTGCAGAAGAAATAAGAAGTCTGGCGGAAGAGTCAAATAAAGCTGCCGAAGAAGTGAGAAAACAGATCAACACCCTTCAAGCCGAAGTGGTCGGGACAACAAAAGACATTGAATCTGGAGCGCAATCAATAGAAGAACTTTCCGCCGAAGCGAATTCCGTTGTAGAGGCTGTTCATAAGATGATATCTGCTTTCGACGATATAAACGCAAAAGTGGAAGAAATAACGGAAGCACTTCAAACTCAAAAGACGGAAATGGCAGAAACCGCCGCGGATTCCAAAGAAAGAGAAGAAGCGTTTAAACAGATGATGGAAGACCTTGAAAGTGTTTCGGAAAGCTTGAATGAAAGCGGAAGAGCCGTTGCAGACATAGCAAATACTGCTGAAGAGCTTGCAAGAATATCTGAAAAACTGAATGAGCTCACAAGACAGTTTCAGGTTTAA
- a CDS encoding alpha-amylase family glycosyl hydrolase produces the protein MALDTAKNLEDLVVYEVFARAYGGFKRVEEDLERIKKLGVNTVWFMPIHPTGTLNRKGTLGSPYAIRDYRSIDPALGSLDDFKNLVSKTHEMGMKVLMDVVFNHMAADSVLLKDHPDWFLRDGNGPTRKVADWTDVIDFDFSNYDLVKYLIDTLKFWVEECDVDGFRCDVAGLVPIAFWNRARVELSDLKKLLWISESKEPEMYQAFDLTYDYDSYDILRSHFEGKALLADYLSHFEYQKKAFNGNVKLRFLENHDQERIAHYVPAEKLKAWTVFLLVQKGAILIYNGQEFALEEKPDIFNEYKLDFSKGNKEFQDFLSSMLELRKSMPVMKYGEMHVLKNNASHTSASILRRMDKYFLLYVGNLEGEPHNISVRFNDELKNTYIHAFDHVKKIPYTFYINESGEATFYVDDFLLLSSVL, from the coding sequence ATGGCGCTTGATACTGCGAAAAATCTTGAGGACTTGGTTGTATATGAGGTGTTCGCCAGAGCGTATGGCGGATTCAAAAGGGTTGAAGAGGATCTTGAAAGAATAAAAAAACTGGGTGTTAACACCGTCTGGTTTATGCCAATTCATCCTACAGGAACTCTCAACAGAAAGGGAACCTTGGGTTCTCCATATGCCATAAGGGATTACAGAAGTATTGATCCTGCCCTGGGAAGCTTAGATGATTTCAAAAATTTGGTCTCAAAAACCCACGAAATGGGAATGAAAGTCCTGATGGATGTTGTTTTCAATCATATGGCAGCGGATTCCGTTCTTTTGAAAGATCATCCCGACTGGTTTTTAAGAGATGGTAACGGCCCAACACGTAAAGTTGCCGATTGGACAGATGTTATAGATTTCGATTTTTCCAATTACGATCTTGTGAAATACCTGATAGACACTTTGAAATTCTGGGTGGAAGAATGCGATGTGGATGGATTCAGATGTGATGTGGCAGGACTCGTTCCGATAGCTTTCTGGAATAGGGCACGTGTTGAGCTGTCGGATTTGAAGAAACTACTTTGGATTTCAGAATCCAAAGAACCAGAGATGTACCAGGCATTTGATCTCACCTACGACTATGACAGCTACGATATACTTCGTTCTCATTTTGAAGGAAAAGCTTTGCTTGCCGATTACCTGAGTCACTTTGAATACCAAAAGAAGGCTTTCAACGGAAATGTTAAATTGAGATTCCTTGAAAATCACGATCAAGAGAGAATAGCGCATTACGTTCCGGCTGAAAAGTTAAAGGCATGGACCGTTTTTTTACTCGTACAAAAAGGAGCTATTCTAATTTACAACGGCCAAGAATTCGCCTTGGAAGAAAAACCGGATATATTCAACGAGTATAAGCTGGACTTTTCCAAGGGAAATAAAGAATTTCAAGATTTTCTCAGCTCTATGTTGGAGCTGAGAAAAAGCATGCCAGTTATGAAGTATGGAGAAATGCATGTTTTGAAAAATAACGCTTCGCATACCTCCGCATCGATACTTAGAAGGATGGATAAGTACTTTTTGCTTTACGTTGGAAATCTTGAGGGAGAACCGCATAATATAAGTGTGAGATTTAACGATGAACTGAAAAACACTTACATTCATGCCTTTGATCACGTTAAAAAAATCCCATACACCTTTTACATCAACGAAAGTGGGGAAGCAACTTTTTACGTGGATGATTTTCTCCTTTTATCCAGTGTGCTGTGA
- the queA gene encoding tRNA preQ1(34) S-adenosylmethionine ribosyltransferase-isomerase QueA: MKLEDFDYELPKEAIAQVPANPRDSAKMMVIHRKSGKIEHKIFREVFDYIEKDDVLVLNETKVIRARLLGNKTTGARVEVFLLKKIEERIWQTLVRPGGKIKEGTEVVFSNNVRGRCIRHLEDGTRYFEFNVDDDELEEVGEVPLPPYITSRQSRPEDYQTVFARIPGSVAAPTAGLHFTPELLEKLKKKGVKILKISLDVGLDTFKPIEEENIEEHKMHTEFYRINPEVAKEIKSRKGRIFAVGTTVVRTLESWAKTGNLSGYTDLYIYPPYEFKMVDALITNFHIPRSSLIVLVSAFAGRDLVLKAYKMALERGYRFFSFGDACLFL, translated from the coding sequence TTGAAGCTAGAAGATTTTGATTACGAATTGCCAAAAGAAGCTATAGCTCAAGTGCCAGCAAACCCTCGCGACAGTGCTAAAATGATGGTAATTCATAGAAAAAGCGGCAAAATAGAACATAAAATTTTCAGAGAAGTTTTTGATTATATAGAAAAAGATGATGTTTTGGTTCTAAATGAAACAAAGGTCATAAGAGCCCGCTTGTTGGGAAACAAAACAACAGGCGCAAGAGTGGAAGTTTTCCTTTTGAAGAAGATAGAGGAAAGAATTTGGCAAACTTTGGTAAGACCAGGTGGAAAAATAAAAGAAGGAACAGAGGTCGTTTTTTCCAATAACGTCCGCGGCAGATGTATTCGCCATCTTGAAGATGGAACCAGGTACTTCGAGTTCAATGTAGATGACGACGAACTTGAAGAAGTGGGAGAGGTTCCTCTTCCACCTTACATAACGAGCCGGCAAAGCCGCCCAGAAGATTATCAAACGGTTTTCGCAAGGATTCCAGGCTCTGTTGCGGCGCCCACAGCTGGATTGCACTTCACTCCTGAATTGTTGGAAAAACTGAAAAAAAAGGGAGTTAAAATTCTAAAAATATCCCTTGACGTTGGTCTCGATACATTTAAACCCATAGAAGAGGAAAATATAGAAGAGCATAAAATGCACACCGAGTTTTACAGGATAAATCCAGAAGTTGCAAAAGAGATAAAAAGCAGAAAAGGGCGAATTTTCGCGGTTGGAACAACGGTCGTTAGAACTTTGGAATCCTGGGCAAAAACTGGCAATTTATCCGGTTACACAGATCTCTACATTTATCCTCCTTACGAATTCAAAATGGTGGATGCGCTCATAACGAATTTTCATATTCCTCGTTCTTCCCTTATAGTGCTAGTTTCTGCATTTGCGGGAAGGGATTTGGTATTAAAAGCTTACAAAATGGCTTTAGAAAGAGGATATCGTTTCTTTTCATTTGGCGATGCGTGCCTTTTTCTGTAA
- a CDS encoding carbohydrate ABC transporter permease produces the protein MKRFIFWMLLPTFSIVAVLTYYPTIKGVFLAFEDYTVFNFQNIQFVGWQNFENIFMDPNFFIALWNTVWWIAFSVALQFVLGFALALLMKEPFKGRGIYAGIVFYPWALSGFALGILWSWLLNGQFGLINDILIKLHLIQHGINFLSNPFYAFISVIAVNVWYGVPFFAIMILAALQSIPNSLYEAAEIDGAGAISKFFNVTLPYIKPTVVSTLLLRVIWVMNFPDIIYGMTRGGPAGATNILATYMINIVYYETDYSKASAVGLIIVSVLMIYALIYLKFTSTYELGEI, from the coding sequence TTGAAAAGATTCATCTTTTGGATGCTTCTCCCGACTTTTTCAATAGTCGCAGTTTTAACTTATTATCCAACTATAAAGGGCGTATTCCTTGCGTTTGAGGACTACACGGTTTTTAACTTTCAAAACATTCAATTCGTTGGATGGCAAAATTTTGAAAACATATTCATGGATCCAAATTTCTTCATAGCATTGTGGAACACGGTATGGTGGATCGCTTTTTCCGTAGCACTTCAATTTGTTTTAGGCTTTGCTTTGGCTCTGCTGATGAAAGAACCTTTCAAGGGAAGAGGAATTTACGCGGGCATAGTTTTTTACCCATGGGCTCTTTCTGGTTTTGCTCTTGGTATACTTTGGTCGTGGCTTTTAAATGGTCAATTCGGTTTGATAAACGATATACTTATAAAACTTCATTTGATTCAGCATGGAATAAATTTCCTTTCCAATCCCTTTTATGCTTTCATTTCGGTAATTGCGGTAAATGTTTGGTATGGAGTGCCGTTTTTCGCAATAATGATCCTGGCCGCTTTGCAATCAATACCCAACTCACTATACGAAGCTGCTGAGATAGACGGGGCGGGAGCAATTTCTAAGTTTTTCAACGTGACGTTACCTTACATAAAGCCGACTGTTGTTAGCACTCTTTTACTCAGAGTTATATGGGTTATGAACTTTCCAGACATAATATATGGTATGACAAGGGGAGGCCCCGCTGGAGCCACAAATATTTTGGCAACCTATATGATAAACATAGTTTATTACGAAACGGATTACAGCAAAGCATCAGCTGTGGGGCTTATAATTGTAAGCGTGTTGATGATTTACGCCTTGATATACTTAAAATTCACATCCACATATGAATTAGGTGAGATCTGA